The Carassius gibelio isolate Cgi1373 ecotype wild population from Czech Republic chromosome B19, carGib1.2-hapl.c, whole genome shotgun sequence genomic interval TTCAAAAGTTGTCaatagaaccaaaaaaaaaaaaaaaaatgtaaagacgaACTGTAGAATTTTGGGGGgttaaaaatgaaggaaaaaaaaattatatgatgataataataataataataataataatgttcaaatgatCCTGCTTTACCCAGATTTACAACGGcaagtttaaaataattatttataatttaagctGTCAGGTCAGATTTTGTGGAATATGTCAGTCTTGCGTCATTTGTCTTTGTGAAATTACGTCACCCTGGGAGGTATGTTAATAGTTCTGACAGCATGTAACCGCAACAAATGAGCAACATTATATTACAATGGATCATTCAAAAAGGCAACCATCTGAGGAAtcatttgttgtttaaaaaaaaaaaaaaaaactaaccaaaaaaacaacacttttacAAGCATAAAGAAAAGTGACCGAGCCTGTAACATCAGCCTGGCATTTCAGAGATGGTGACAACATCATGGCGATGGTGAGAAGActtcaaatgatttaaatcaGCCTAGACATGGCCTTTTCTTGCTGACTTTTTCCCCTTGATTCCCAACTTTAAATACCAGGCTTTCAGTCATTCATTTGACTGGGTCACAAGAAACGGTAGCAAGAAATTTGTCTTTCACCGCTCTCAGACTGAAGCAGTGCAGTAATCACTGTATAAGGGCTCAGCATTCACCTGCACGGTTGGCAAAAATCATACCATCTTTCAAAACTGTATGAGCGTAAGTACACTATCATTTCCTGAATGCTTTCAATTTAGTTGCAAACAGGTTATagatgaactttttttttccagtttcaaTTTGCAAAGCATCAAAACAACATCATCGATTTAGTGGGGAAATActtgaaaacatgaaaacatgggTGAGAACCTATATCGATGTCAATAACAGCACTGAGTGGCAGTCATTTGCGCTTGTGAAAATAAAGCCCTTTAGCTATGCACCAGCACACCCACTCAATAGTACCATTTTACAGGACACGGAGCAGAGCAGAAGCGTTAGCGTCACTGTCCCCATGACATTACACAGGAAATGGAAAAATAGGTACAGAGCGGGCTGCTACTTACCTGAACAAATGACAGAAAAACTGGTTGGAGAAAAATCACAGCGGGGGTTAAAGTGCGAGCTCATCGGCTCATTCACTTTCAAAAAGGAAACAATGAGCTctcattaccaaaaaaaaaaaactaaaacaaaaggaGATGTGAAGACTTGTTCAGAGGACTGTTGCTcgttacaaataaacaaatgcactTGCACAGTAAAAATTCACGCAGCTATTTATTTCAATGCGAATTATGGATGCattgtatgatttttacatttatcagtGTCCTTCCAcactcaaaaatgtatattatgctGTAATGGCAGGAGAAAATATAAAATTTCTGGTTTTAGTCTAATTAGTGTCATGTAAACAAGCTACAACACATTAACATGTCAGTCATGTGACCAAAAATGATACAGGTGGAAATATGGCAAATTTGTTTGGCTGAAATCTCAATTTTAGACTTTATTTTGACTGGTTTAATTTATCACCTGAGAACATGATAACCTAAAAAGCATACCAAGTTTAATTACCCAAATTCAAATTaagattttcatttcagttttcagCTAAAATTCACTTCAGAATATCACTATATCAGATGTTTAATTctgtaaaggtgaagtgtgtaacttTTGTAGAAATTTACATTTGAGGTGGGACCTTTTATTAAAGCAATGCATCCAAATATGTGCAgacattacacacttcacctttcaaAGTGACTCCCACAATCAGGTGACACAAAGTTTGTGACACAACCAGCATGTCCAAAATCCAATACAGTGTTCTTGCCATTTCAGCTCCTGCACGTAAAAGGTCTCCCTTTCCCAAACTGGAGGGCAGCGAGATATATTGAGTGTGCACTGGATCGGGTGGGCACGAGGTGTGGGAGGCTACGGCATCAATATCAGGTTCACGTTCGTGGTGGGTGGGTTGCTGTTTGGAGACTAGAGGGTAGGATTCTGCTCATAAATCTACACTATAGCAAAGTATTCAGGAGAGACACACACTGGAAATATTATGTATCAGTGATTCCTCGGACCACACAATCGTTCGCACGCACTCACAGAGGTCACCGAACGATTCCACACAATGAAACCAGATACCATGACACAGATGTTCATACAATAACACAGAAGACACAATGCTGAAAACATGCATGCAGTAGCCACACATTCAAATCTGGTGTACTTCAAATGTTTACAATATTCTCAGGCTGCCCGTAAGCTCGGTGAGAAAGAAGTGTATGAGGGGAAAAGTAGTTTAAAAACCAAATCTGACATGCATATTTTcgatcacacagacacacacacactgtttggtCTGAGCTGAGAAGCAGGAGCTCTCCAGGGAGGTCATACAGGTCTGATTTCGGCTCTCTCCTCGCCGGGTTCCAGGCTGTGGGCTCGGAATACAAACAGCGCCTTATTCAGAAAGGCCGCACGCACAGGCTGAAAACACTCTGCTCCACGTCCACCTGAAACAACCAGCCCCGGGCAGCTGGATCATGATGGACGTCACTCAAGGCTCAAACGCATAAAAACCTTCACACATGTTCCCTAGGGGACAGGTGGGTGTATGAAGTCTGAAAATTCAGCGTTTCCTGACAAGAGCGCCAACTTGACAAATGATTACTCTGCCAAGATCTTTGACAAGGCAGATTAGATCGTCGATCATTTAACAACATGTGAAACTGTGCAATTACTGAAAAGGTTTAAATAGCAGAAAAACATGAGTGCAGTTATGCACGAAGTCTTTGTACTATGACTACGTATGtgtgttattttatgcatttagactAAAATACGGATTGGATAAATTTATTCTTAATCAAAATaggtttgcataaaaaaaaaaaaatattcaaatattttaatgaattgatTTTCATTACATTTGGTTCCACTGACTTCTAAAATAACGGCATTCTTTAACAGATGTGGATgaaaagatgtgaaaaaaaaactcactaaATCACAAGGttggttaaagttttttttttttttttactattgatttctaatatgtttttttctgttctgctgcttgaaatataaaaatgatctGATCACTTGCAACAGGTTGCTTAGAGTAAAGAATGCAATAGAAAATTCAgattattgttaataaaacagaatcattAAAGTTAAACAAGCATGGCAGCATTTTAATGTCacagtaaaataaaactaaattgagAATACATAATGTTATGAATGTTATGAGAATATGTAAGAAATACAATTTATTGGGAAGAAAAATTCAGACAGACGTGATTCAGTTTACTGTTCTCCATCACACTGATGTTACATTATCTATGACTTTTTCTCTGGAACTAAAACACTATCATAATTTAGGAACCataatcattaaattaaatttggtaCCAGAATTAATActtgtaaaattttaataaataaatatttatagaatTTGTCAGTGGATTTTATTaagcataaaatacttttaaatacatataaacgCAAAATTTATTGGATTTGCAAGATGCTGCCGCATTAAAGTTTTGTTATTGGGTTCATTTTGCCATGCAAACACCAGTAGTAAAATTGCTCCGAAGAGGTTCTTGCGCATAATATGGCAGAATATACTATAATATCAAACATATGTGGCATTGAGGTGGTTTGGTGTATTTACACAACACTTCTATTAGATTTAGCAAAGTGCCTTTCTGTTCTCTTTCTACTGTGCCAAACTCAAGCGGACATATGGATTTCAGTGGTGCAGTAAACTCATTTTTATCAATAAATTCAAACCAGCACATGTAGACATGCCTGTAAACTCTGGCAGAAAATGGAGAGTAATTGAGATCTTATGTGAAGGTAAAGCAGAGCCATACTCATCCGCGCCGTACATAGTACACAGCTGGTGAAAGAAAGAATACGGAAAGGTATAATAGTTTCCCACATGTACACActtatgtgcacacacacatgcaaacaaacactAAAGTGCACAAATTTACATGTGCACCTGGCCTGAAGACAAGCTAAATCAAAACCAATGAGGGACTGCTGTAAGAAATGTTACTCCCTGACATTTAGCATTTTCAGTTTATTCAGCTGTGCAGCTCGACTTCAAGTAacgtgaaaagaaaaaaaaggaaaacctgTTATCTATCAATGTGAAAGCAAAACCGCCAACACAGACACAAATGTGTAACACAAGCTTGCAGGCTATAATCAACAGCTGCTTTTACTGTCCAATGCTATGTCTTTtgctacaataaaaaaatatgaaaatatatataatatcagtgttattttagtgtcattgaaatactattatacttttaattaatattttgaatccgtttttatttttatattttccattttcattttaaagtttatttcattttatttatttttattgttagtaGTTTAtgtttctatacattttttttttttactttcaaaaagcaaaaagcaaaaaaaaaaaaagacaaattagcTTAAATAAGTATGTAAACAAATACTGGacctttaataatatttattacattgaCACAAAAATGAATTGGATTGTAAAATCGTGAAAGCAAAGCTTTCTGTTTAACAGTTTACTCGGTCCAATGGTCATTTGCTACAATAtagtaaatgtaactaaaatatcaaaatattcaataattgaaaatattataaaaaggcCCAATATTATGTTTAAAATTGTGAGTTAAAATGATGCATTAGTTAGTCCAGAgcaaaataataactttatatatatatatatatatatatatatatatatatatatatatatatatatatatatatatatatatatatatatatatatatatatatatatatatatatatatatatatatataaatacacaccaCACCCTTAAGACCTCTAGATATGGTTCAGGTCCCTCCAAAAATGTAGATCTACCTCTCCTCAACAAGCAACAGaatttgaggtatcattcatgttTGTAGCACAAACGATGCAGAATGAGTCACATATTACATAtagttttacaaatgttaaaaaaatgtaacaaatccaGTAAAGGTGCTTAAAATATAAGCTGATTTGTTATGCGATTTTACCTGTAGTGACGAAAGATGTCCTCCTCCACTTCAGTGAAGAAATGGCACTTAGTGCAGGCGTACTCTCCAGGATGGTCCCGTCCTGTCCCTGTCCCTGCATCCCCTGATCCCTCCTCCTCTGGTTTGACTTCCAGTAAGGTGTGCGAGGTGTGGGTGCTGTCATAGTGCAAGAGAAGCAAGTCAATATCAGTCGAGGCGAACGGGCACTGGTCACACTGATGGGTGACGGACGCTCGGGGAGCTGGCGGGGATGGCGTAGTGGTCCCTCCGGCTGTTAGCTGCAGCAGAAGTAGAGCACAATGTGAGCAGGAGCTCTTACGGCAAGCGAAGGGATAGGAAATCTCCCCCAGGTGCTTCTCAGGAGTGCAGAGCCCACGGGGACAGAAGGGGCAATGTTTGATGGTGCACTTGTGAATGCTGTGAGCCCGTTGGTAGTGATGCAAAAGCGGAGCCACGACGATGACATCCGGCCCGTGAGTCATGGAGTAGCGGAAGTCGCAGAACTGGCAGTTGTAACTTGTTACTACCGTTTCCTGGTCACCCGCTGCTCCAGTCTTCTCCTTTTTCTGTAATTGGGAGTCTCCGTCTCGGGCCTTTCTGTCCCTTTCCCCTGGACTTCCCTCCCTGATGGCCGCCTGGCcgtgtctcttctcatagtgctCCAGAAGCCTGGAAGCACTGGTAGCTTCACAACTAAAACTGCAAAACTTGCACCAGTAATAGGAGGCAGGGGTGTCACCTCCAGTGCGGCTAGGAGAATCTGACGCCCTAATTGGTACAGAGTACCCAGCCACAGAGTCATTTTCGGCCCGCACCGCCACCCGATCGGCCCACTTCCCTTGCTCGTCTGCCCCGATGCGCGATACACAGTTCCCCTTCCGTTCAGATGAGGACTTCTCCTCGAGGCTGGTGTTGGACGGAGGTGGACTTTTCATCTTGTTGGGATGGGTGGCCAGGAAATGCTGTTCTAGATCTACAGAAGAGCTTCCCATGTAGGTGAAGTTGCAGAACTTGCAGCGGAAGTACTTGGTGTTGCCCTGACAGTCCTGTGTCTTCCTCCCGATTCCGATGAAGGTGCCGGCTAACATTACCTGTGAAAGAAGGGAAGTCAAGACGGGAGAGGAATGGATGACAGAGAAAGAAAATGACAGAAAGGGAAAGAACAATCATCAGTGAGTTACAGAGAATTACAGAGAAATAGAAGTCTGATATAATAAAGCAGACAACAGACTTTCAATAACCCTCCCAGTCTCTAAGACAAGGAAGGCAGCAGTTGTCACCAGACAAAGGCAAATCACATTTTATGTTCTTATTACTTCTCAGCACTGAGAATTAGAAAATCCTTCTGTGAGCAGATGGGGAACATGTGAAACCTGCCGAAGAGTCAAAGAGTAAAGCAACCATGCATGCAGTGACCAAATGGatcttttctgattattattatccaGGTGTAACTTAAGTTCTTATATTTTGAAATTGAATTCtggatttaaaaagaaagaaaaaaacataactaACAAAATTTAATTGTATGTATATTCAAATATAGAGATGCAGATTTATGACATAAGATGCTATAGATGTCTGGCCTATAGAAAGCATATGGAATATTTAGCTGGCAGTTCTAGAGCCGAAAGAGAGTGTGAGTGGGAGGTCTTGAGCTACATAAGCTCTGTGGGGAATACAACGTCATGCTCCAGACAAAACACTCAAGGAATGTCACAGCACAGACAGGCCCTTTCCCCTGAGCAGCCCCTGAGCTGTATGTTGAAGCAATGATTAAATAAACACTCACTGCTTAGTGTATGTAATATGTGCTTGATTACAATTCTTACACAAGCATATTATAGATACAAAATGGACTAAACTGAAGCCTCAGCTGGTCGCTCTGTATCACCTGTCAGAAGAATTGTGCACTTGTGACACAGACTACATAAACCGTTtcttaagaaatatatatttttttatgttatgataaaaaaaaaaagcaagcaaaaaagaaaaagagaaataaacatCCTCCGTAACAACTGAACATCACATCTAAGGTGACTTGGCAAAATAAATGCGATGTGCATCAAATTATGTACAgttaatatttattgttaatcATTAAATATCTTACGTTATAGTAAATCAAGTAaattatatcaataataaaatgaataataatcaaattcactgtaaaaaaatatattattctttaaaaaaatgagtGCTATGTATATTTAAGCATACTGGAGTCTGGACTTAAATCAAGTTaccaatataaatatgaataaatggttAGTCCATTATATTAAATAGataatttataattgtatataaatgctaaatataaaataaataaaatgtatgttatcatattatacaaataaaaaaaaatactttttgaataTTCCTTTTACTAACCAAAGAAACACAAGTGAGCGCAATAACATCAGTGATTTAGCAATAATTCAAATCATAACATCTGGCTGGTAAACCGGGCAAAATCACCCTTGCACTGACTAAAGCTAAACGCTTCCAAACTTGGCTCATTTCGCAAGAACCAAACTTAAATATGCCGCTTAAATTGTAAACATGACATTGTTGAAGTGAAGAGTGAAATCTTGGTGAAAGTTAGGCAGATAAATGACTATGACATCTGTTCATTGCCCATCGTTTAAAATAAATCGACTCCTGTGTTTTCACTGGCTCCCCTCACCAGCTTCCCTACGctctttttccccccttttttcatTGGGAAAATGAGAAATCGCAGTCGTCGATATTACTGCATGGAAAATTCCACTAGGAATGAATTCTGAATAGACCCATTATTCAAACTTTTTTCCTAAGAATTTATACGGTATTGCGACAATTTGTAGACAGGCTGATGTTGAATTGAAAAAGATTGTGGCCGGtgttattagaagaaaaaaaacatcaggtaCTCTAAGCTGCGTTGTGTGCTTGCTTGATTGAGTACATGCACATGTGCAAAGCAGGCAACTGTTCATAATGGTCCATTTAAACATGATACACTGAGGCTAGCGCTACGATAAATCAGCCAAAGTCACAGAACAAAGCCAAATACAGTGTGCCAGCATGATCCAGACTAATCTccttcacttttttttgtttgtttgttttcataaatCAGAAATCACCAAGGTGACATGACATATAATGCTTGCATATGAATTTGAATGGAGCAGCTTGATTGCTAATCCATGACTTTATTTTATAACACATGCATGAACAAATACAGACTCTATGAGGGCTAGTCAACATTTTGAAACTAATGCAGCCAATGTTCATCAGTGTGTGAGTTTGTTCGTGTGCATGACTTTGCATGCATCATGTACAGTTGCCATCCATCTAGTGGTTTTACTTATGTGACATAAATTTTAAGTTTCACAGCTGCATGTGCATGCATCATTTTTAAGCCTTAATGACCCATGGGTCTGACTACAGCACTGCTCCAAAACTATAAGGCCAACTTGCTTCCTACATAGGCAGCTGCCTTCCGAGGCAGAATCTTAACTAAAACGAGCCTTCACAATTCACTGACTTGGAACGCTCCAAATAAGTCCATGTATCATTAAATATCATTTCACAGGCAAAGCAGAGGAGTGATTAATCTGATTTCAATACAGGTGATACAATACACATAATAtgcacactaccatttaaaagtttggggctggtaagtgtttttaatgtttttgaaagaaaagtctcttatgcttaccaaggctacatttactttatcaaaaataaagtaaaacattattattttaaaatatggataattgtaataatactttttctgttttaattctgTTGCAATTCTGAACTTTCGGCAACTATTACTTcgctcttcagtgtcacatgctccttcagaaatcattctaatatgttgatttagtactcaagaaacatttcttttatttgtgctgcttaatatttttgtggaaactgtgcttTCAAGATTCTTTAAGAATAGAAAtctgaaaagaacagcattttaatttaaattatgaatGTGGTAAgcctttattttagggtctcttaactagttgcttattagcatgcatattactagaataatAGCTATTTATAAGtagtaattaagcacatattaatgccttattctacatccctaatcctacccaatacctaaacttatcaAATACCtttctaactattaataagcagcaaattaggaatttattgaggaaaaagtcatagttaatagtgaataagtgttccccattctaaagtgttaccataaataTTTTACTCACCTTGCCAGACAGAAAACAATATCTGATCCCAAAATTTTGaatagttcatattttctgaaagatttttttttttttttttttactacttagtacatttggtcacactttattttaagatccaaTTATCACAATTAACAACcaattaactacgacttttgcctcaataaactcctaatttgctgcatattaatccttagtaaggtagttgttaagtttaggttttggGTAGTGGGATTAAGGATgtggaatatggtcatgcagaatgtgcgtttaataagtactaataaacagaaaatatgttaataataggcatgctaataagcaactagttaatagtgagaattggtccctttattaaagtgtcactgtacttttattatttattataatattgaatGAACATGTATCCTGCAAACATGTAAACAACATTTCTCCCCTCTCTTCTGCTTTGTGATTACCTGTACGTCGTAGGTGCCGTTAAGTACAGAGGATCTGGGTGACCCTGCTTCCGCCGCAGAGCTGCTCTGAGTTGATTGGCCGAGGAGGCGCGTTGAATCTTTGGCCTGTGTTTGAGCTGTGAACTGCACCATGTTGTGTAGTGCCAGAATCTTATTGTCCAGCTCTGCGTCCTGCCGTGTCCGGTTGTGCAGGCCCAAATGGTACTTACGAAAGTGTTTGATCAGGTCCGTGGGGTCATTGCCGTAATAACCGTACCCACAAATGTTGCACTTAAAGTCTTGTAGTTTGGGTGAGGTGGGTGGAGGTGCTCCAGTCTCAGCTCCCAGAGGGCTAGGGGCGTCCTCCGCTCCCCCAATGGGCCTCTGTGGATGAAGTGTAACAGGAGGAACTTTAGAGCCTTCGACAGCTGCACCACGAGGGCTGTCAGAGCCCAGCAATGCTAGGGGGCTGTGTGTGGCGTCCCGCTCCTCTCCGTTACTGGTGCAGCCCTGTACGATGACGCCGCCTGACCGGGTGCTGGGTTTTAGACCACTCCGGTCATCCTCACAGTCTCCTCTCTCATCTGGATCAGAGTTCGTTGGGGAGGCGGTAGAGTCCAGCGGTTCGGTATCGGTGCCCTCGTGGCTGGAGTAAGATGCTGCCAGGTTGTGGCTTGAGAAATGCAAGTCAGGCCTGTCTGGTTTGATGGGGCCAGGGGAGGACGGTTCCTCCTGTTCTTCACCCACAGCCCGGTCGGGCTCTGAAGCCTGGCTCACTGCGTTCCCGCTCTCTGGGCCCGTGGCCTCGGCCGCCACCGCCTCGCCCTCCTCTTCTTCACCGCCGAAGCTTCTCAAAGGGGGATTCTTTTTCCGCACCATATCTGGAACCCAGAAAAGAGAAGAGCGATGTTAGAAGTAACTCGCTCAATGTGTGGTTCCGACTGCTCACATGCTAAAAACAATTTCGGAGCCAATGGCGTGCGTCTATTCTGCTATAAAAGCTTCTCAGTTGTTCTTTGATTTTAGACAATCATAGACGGAATGCCCTAGAAACGGTTCTGCTGTTCCAGCTCAATCCATAAACAGCACAGCAATGAGGTTCTAATATCAGTGACTATGTCGGCGCCGGCCTTTGTTGATGatgttttaatgaataaaatctgCGCACTTATGTCACTGATGTGGCTTAGAGACACACATTTTAATCagttagcaaaatcaaagatgatagggagagagagagaaaaaaaaatgtggaatttATAAAGTGATTCATAGCGAAAAATTTCCATCAGAACTCAATGAGGTCATGCGTGTTTGTTCATAGCAGGCAAATCGCACTATTAACTAGACTTTCCCTTGGCACAAACTCCTGCTATCACAAGTGAATTTCTATGAAAGGTTTAGCACTGTGCTAAGTTAAACATCATTTTGCATTTGCAAGATGGTGTGCGTGTTGGCCAATTTCAATTTAGGGCAATTACAGTTTCTCATGATTTAACAAAACAGGGGCCTGTCTTATTTCGACAGACCGTCGAGAGCAATTTCCTCATTTAGTCCATGATGCAAAtggatattaaataaagcaattcatgCTTTGCAGAGGGGCCACACCTTAACCAGAGCTAAGTTAATAAAAACCTCGAAAATCGAATCATAAATATAACCACACCCTATCATATCATTGACAGCATCTCTAACACTCTCACCCTCCACACTCTGCGATTTCTGAGGCTTCACAGCATCTAAACCCACTACAGCGGGATGCCTGTCTGTGTCATATTACTACCCCTAAAAGAGATTGtgttttatagaaatgtattcaaGTATCAGTGGTGTCTGAATCGAGTGTGACTGGCGGTAGAAAATATGTAACTAATGGCTGATGCCGGTTCTTGAAAGCCTACATTCTTAATCTGTCACAATACATCCAAAAACTGCACATCATTATTTAATCATATCAAGAAACGCAATCAACAATATAAAGGATCTGAAACATGTTGATGAGAATGACAAATAAACTAAATGTTAATTACACACCACACAGCAAGATTAGGCATTTGTTGATCCTGTACATGTGATTTGATGCATTGCAAACAGGTCCCAGTGTCATGGGAAACTTAGAAATAAAGGaatttttaaaactgtattttccaGGCTACAAAAGTCATAGATatataaatgatgatgatgatgatgatgataataaagtGCTTTAAAATGAGAACAGAGAACATCACACACTGAATTAATTGAATTGGATTTATTTTTTGCCACCTATAATAAGTCCATGAAATGTCATTAAAAAGTCTTTGCAAACACAGTTACTATAACTCCTCAAATcaaaaccggtagtcaaataaactGAACCCAACTGATTCTTTTGgggattgattctgaactgaattctgcgctaatgttatgatctctgtccactggaacgctatcgggttatttaaagcaattacttatcaaacagacggaattagaaataaaggcctgccttcaaataaaagcctgttaccttcggcagttcaggtaaataaaggccccggcttttatttgaggaattacggtatatatATCTGTGCTGTTGAAATCTTACATGATCCCGATATTTGACtaaataaagttatataaattACTTTCCTTAGCACCCAAAAATTCTTCCTCAAAAATTACTAAAAGAATCATTAAAGGAGAAAAATCAGAACCAGAATTATAAAATATGCAGTTCACATCCGTCAtgaatatacacttttttttatttatgctgtgCTATAAAATGTTTCATCTGCTGGTTATTACTTTTGTGTACAGCCGGTGAGTAAACATGCCCACAAGCCATTCTTTTTTTCAACGATTCAGTCAAATCAGTTCAAGGTAAAAGCAGTTCAAGTCTAAACAACTTG includes:
- the trps1 gene encoding zinc finger transcription factor Trps1, with the protein product MLNRDMVRKKNPPLRSFGGEEEEGEAVAAEATGPESGNAVSQASEPDRAVGEEQEEPSSPGPIKPDRPDLHFSSHNLAASYSSHEGTDTEPLDSTASPTNSDPDERGDCEDDRSGLKPSTRSGGVIVQGCTSNGEERDATHSPLALLGSDSPRGAAVEGSKVPPVTLHPQRPIGGAEDAPSPLGAETGAPPPTSPKLQDFKCNICGYGYYGNDPTDLIKHFRKYHLGLHNRTRQDAELDNKILALHNMVQFTAQTQAKDSTRLLGQSTQSSSAAEAGSPRSSVLNGTYDVQVMLAGTFIGIGRKTQDCQGNTKYFRCKFCNFTYMGSSSVDLEQHFLATHPNKMKSPPPSNTSLEEKSSSERKGNCVSRIGADEQGKWADRVAVRAENDSVAGYSVPIRASDSPSRTGGDTPASYYWCKFCSFSCEATSASRLLEHYEKRHGQAAIREGSPGERDRKARDGDSQLQKKEKTGAAGDQETVVTSYNCQFCDFRYSMTHGPDVIVVAPLLHHYQRAHSIHKCTIKHCPFCPRGLCTPEKHLGEISYPFACRKSSCSHCALLLLQLTAGGTTTPSPPAPRASVTHQCDQCPFASTDIDLLLLHYDSTHTSHTLLEVKPEEEGSGDAGTGTGRDHPGEYACTKCHFFTEVEEDIFRHYRRVHGCCRCRHCSFTATDTTSLLDHFNSAHCQDSVDPASAPANGCPAPSTLRIKEESKGDLKLYSLVPLEASRAEPLPGSEGVKSEAQDEKEKGWVEALGPVTGGAVRGGEQHVQSLVWVPKERGGEILRGSPAPFPQATLGLLNAVAAGVKDQQQQKGATMLRDSSGLIFSLSSDAKGYLPGTPTSGVEKAGQQYPTSTEGKSAKEESQSLLRRRRGSGVFCANCLTTKTSLWRKNANGGYVCNACGLYQKLHSTPRPLNIIKQNNGEQIIRRRTRKRLNPDPVPSEQVGSKQQRVNSEERLNGSPLERRTEEAGSDGSLSRAEAQAQLGKYEAYGSSGPKSHPSPRSTHAFLVNQTLEIHKRMPPLHMHKSPADGGAEGNGHSAGHQGGDGKGGSERGSPIEKYMRPSKQASYSPPGSPIEKYQYPFFGLPFLHNDLQNEADWLRFWTKYKMSVPGNPGHYLSPVAGLPNPCQSFVPYPTFGLPPHFPPPTPSGPENDTPLDLAMKHSKPSPTPNGTLVAKEKWASPASQREKEMERSEEPEEERPTSQVAQTEMVDQATQDDISSKCAHCGIVFLDEVMYALHMSCHGDGGPFQCSICLHACADKYDFTTHIQRGLHRAAPEANANPSNQ